The Macaca nemestrina isolate mMacNem1 chromosome 15, mMacNem.hap1, whole genome shotgun sequence genome segment AAGTCCTCTCCCAGGTAcctccgccccgccccgccccgccccgcccaagGTTGTTTATTCCTGACCTTGCGGATGATGGGGAATGGGGGTCATGGCAGGAGCAGTGTTCTGGTCCAATTGGAAGAATGGATTAAATAATtaattcagggccgggcgcgcgggggcttacgcctgtaatcccagcactttgggaggctgaggcaggaggattgcttgaacccaggagttcgagaccagcctgggtaacataatgagcCCTCTTCTCtagcacaaagaagaaaaagaaaagaatccgGAGAAAAAAACCTTGGGCTTGCATTGCTCTTTCTAGTGCCACCAGCCTTGTCTGGCAGGTGAGAGCGTCATTTCTTTGCATTGTAAAGTTGGGTTAGGCCACTCCAGGGAGGTGTTAGGTAGAATAGCGAAAGCTGACCGCAGAGAAGGATGATCTGGAGAGCCCTGGCTGTGTTTTAGGGTACTGGGTGGAAGCTCATTTCAGTGAATGCAGAAGGCTTTGCTTCTCGGTGTCTGGAGGAACCTTACTAGGTGGTGCCTTTTAGCCAGCTGTGGAGTTGCTATACCTCCATTCAGCCAGAAACCTTGCTGCAAGCCCATTTGTTCACTGAGCAAACTTAGTTCCAGCTCTTTTTTGTCCCACACACCGGTGATGCGTGTTATTTCCCCCTCAGGATTACCCTTCCTCTTCATTTAAATCTGATTTCACTTGGATACAAAGAAGAACGTTGAGCAATAGCTGACTTGCCTCTTAAGAGGTTTACAGGAACTTTTAGTTCCTGGGGGAAAGGGCAGCCCATGAGACCAATTGTGAAGCCCATCTAAGTACTAACAGGGATGAGAGAGATGATGGCTGCTGAGTTGGGAGCTGGAGAGGAACCGTCCCAAGGTGGAGGTGGGCATGGAAATGGAGGGGAACCACTTCTAACTGAAATTGGTTTTTCTGCTGACAGCTCCTTGGAGGTGAAGTGCTCCCTGTGTGTTGTGGGGATCCAGGCCCTGGCAGAAATGGATCGGTGGCAAGAAGTCCTCTCCTGGGTCCTTCAGTATTACCAGGTCCCTGAAAAGCTACCCCCCAAAGTCCTGGAGCTGTGGTGAGTCGTCTTTGCTGACTCATCAGATCATTTCAGAAACAAGAGGATTTGCATCTCCTCTCCGCAATCTGGGCCTAATACCTACTCTTTTCCCCTTCCCTACTATTGCCCTCCACATCTAATTCTTTCCcttcacttcttctttttttcctagagTTCCATACATAGCAATAAAGGATAAGGGAGGAGGAATTTAGGAGTAGAATAGATATAAAGAAGGGAGGGGACAGGGAATAGGAGTGACATGGGATGACAGAGTGGACCGAGCTGAAAGAGCAGCTTGCTACATCCTGGGAATttctaattcttaaaaaaaaaagtttttttgttttgttttgttttttgtttttttgagatggagtctccctgtgttacccaagctggagtgcagtggcgtgatctcagctcactgcaagctcagcttcctgggttcacgccattttcctgcctcagcctcccaagtagctgggactacaggtacctgccaccatgcccggctaatttttttgtatttttagtagagatggggtttcaccgtgttagccaggacgttCTCgatctcctcggcctcccaaagtgctgggattacaggtgtgagccaccatacctggccaaaaaaagcaaagttttaaaaattgacacttgcaattgtacatatttttggggtAAGTTTGACATTTCAATATATGCTGTGTATAtgttgtataatgatcaaatcagggtaattgggatatccatcacctcatgcatttatcatttgtttgtgATCAGAACATTCAAAAGCCTCTTTTCCAGCTATTTTGTAATATGCAATACCTTACTGTTAACTATAACCACCCTACTATGCAATAGAACACCACATCTTATTCCTCCTATCCCATCGTAACTTTGAACCCATTGACAAACCTCTTtgtctcccttttcttcctttcccagtctctggtaaccactgttctactctctgcttctataatatcaacttttttttttttaaagattcacaTGAGTGAAATCGTgtagtatttatctttctctgcccggcttatttcacttaacccgATGTCCCCCAGGTCCACCCGTGTTGTCATGAATGaaaagatttcattctttttcatggctgtatagtattccattacacacacacacacacacacacacacacacacacacacacacacacacactctctttatccattcatctattgttGGACACTTagactgattccatatcttggccattgtgaacagtgctgcattAAACATGGGAGATAATGGATTGctagatcatgtggtagttctatttttgttttgttcacctggccattcttttttttttttttttgagacagagtctcgctctgtcgcccaggctggagtgcagtggccggatctcagctcactgcaagctccgcctcccgggtacacgccatctcctgcctcagcctcccgagtagctgggactacaggcgcccgccacctcgcctggctagttttttgtattttttagtagagacggggtttcaccgtgttaaccaggatggtctcgatgtcctgacctcgtgatccacccgcctcggcctcccaaagtgctgggattacaggcttgagccaccgcgcccggccacctggcCATTCTTGAGTTTATTTTGATGACACTCGGTGAGAGTTCCCTGTACCTAGAAGAAGGTGTTGGGACTCTTGGTGTTGAATGTGGCTTGTGCTGAAGACACAGGACCTGGTAGGGCAGCAAGAACTTGATCTCGGAATTGTGGAACTGCTTGACTGTCGGCTGGGGGCACTTGCTGGCTGCAATCTCCTCCACTTTCATGATCCGGATGGTGTAGGCCCTGGTCATGGTGCCAGGTGCCCATCTTGGTAGCACTGGGTGGTCAGGTCCCACTATTCTGCATTCATATTGTGGATGCTGCAGTAAGCGTCATAGTGTAGCCAAATGCCAAAGTTCTTCACTTGCAGGGGGATTTTTGGAACACCTGCCCAGTAGACACTTGCCCCTGAAgacttcatcttctttttttgttttgagacggagtcttgcactgttgcccgggctgcggctcactgcaacctctgcctcctgggttcaagcaattctcctgccttagcctccctagtagctgggattacaggtgctcgcctccatgcctggctaattttttgcatttttagtagagacggggttacactatgttggtcaggctggtctcgaactccctacctcatgatccacccaccttggcctcccaaagtgctgggactacaggcgtgagccaccacacccggccaagactTGATCTTCTTTAGTTGAGATACAAAGTACCAGAAGCAGGACTTGGCAACAACTTGCTTAGGTGCAGAGATTTGCTGGCAGTAGAAGGGCAGCATTTGGGGGTGGGCAGGCGGCAGATACTCTTGCAGTGTGCCCAAGGCCTTCATGGCATTCTCTCAGCACTTGCCACCACTTGCAAAAGGAAGTGCCGTCTTtcctattttgaattttttaaaggaacCTGCATTCtggtttccataatggctataccaatttacaGTCCTGTTAGCAGTGTGTAAGTgctccctttctccacatccgcaccctcaccaacactgattttcttttgcctttttaataagaGCTGTTCTACCTGGAGCGAGGTGGtgtctcagtgtggttttgattggcatttccctggtgattagtggtgttgaacattttttcagatACCTGTTGGCCGTGGTacatcttcttctgagaaatgagaaatgtctattgaggtctttttcccttttgaatcaggttttttttttttttcctgctgttaAGTTCCtgatatattctggatattaactctttgtcagatggatagtttgcaaatattttctcccattctgtaggttgtttcttcactcttaattgcttcctttgctatgcagaagtttttagtttgatgtaatttcatttgtccatttttgcttttcttaccaGTGCTTTTAAGGTCTTACTTTAAAAAACCCTTGCTCAGCCCAGGGTTGTGAggcatttctcctttgctttcttctaGCAGTTTCATAGTTTCGGATTTTACACTTCAGTCTtgaatccattttgagttaatttttgtgtgtggggaAAGGTAGGGGTCTGGTCTCCTGCATAAGGATATctgattttcccagcaccatttattgaagagactgtctaccctgtgtgtgttcttggcacctttgttgcaaatcagttggctgtaggtgcatgaatttatttctgggctctctgttctgttctattttgtctgtttttatgccataCCATGAGAGCAGAACCATTCTGTTGTGGTTACTATTATAGCTTtgtgtagtatagtttgaagtcaggtaatatgatacctccagctttgttctttttgcccacAACTGCTTTAGccatttggggtcttttgtggttccatatgaatttcgggatttttgtttctttctctttttttttttttttttttttgtgagacagagtcttgctgtgtcgctcaggctggactgcagtggcgtgatctcagttcactgcaagctctgcctcccaggttcacacctttctcctgcctcagcctcccaagtagctgggactacatacaggTGCccgttaccatgcctggctaatttttttgtatttttagtagagacggggtttcaccgtgttagccacaatggtctcaatctcctgaccccatgatccgcctgcctcggcctcccaaagtgctgggattacaggtgtgagccaccgcgcctggccaggattgttttttctatttctgtgaagaatgccattggtgttttgatagagattgcattaaatctgtagatggCTTTGggtattttaataatattcttcCAATTTGTGAATGGACACAGGATATcgttccatttttttgtgtccccttcaacttctttcatcagGTTTTATAGTCTTcagtgtagagatcttttaccatCTTGGTTTaatttattcctaggtttttttttttttggtagctattgtaaatggaattgttttcttggtctcttttccAGTGGTATATAAACGCTgtttttttgtacattgatttttgtatcccaCAACTTTACTGAATCTGTTTATTAGTTCTctcttttggtggagtctttagggttttccgtATATAAGATCttattatctgcaaacagggataattttacttcctcctttccgatttggataccttttatttctttctgttgcctgattgctctggctgtgACCtccagtactctgttgaataaAAAACGGTCAAAGTAGCCATCTTTGTCTTGCTCCTGATCTTAGAGGCAAGGCTTTCCACTTCCTATTGAGTATGCTGTTAGTGATGGGTGTGTCCTGGCAAATTCCCATTAGCATCCACATTTCATCGGAAAGGGCTGGAGGGCACAGTGAGGAGGGGTTGGATAGGAGAAGCATAGTGGTCATGAGAAATGAACCAGTCATTGAGCACTGACTCTAATTTTGTTGGGATCGGGTTTTTGGGGACTGCAGCATTCTTTTATACAGCAAAATGCAAGAGCCTAGAGCTGTGCTGGATGTGGTGGGTGCCTGGCTCCAAGACCCAGCCAACCAAGACCTTCCAGAATATGGAGCCTTGGCAGAATTTCACGTGCAGCGGGTGCTGCTGCCTCTGGGCTGCTTGTCGGAGGCTGAGGAGCTAGTGGTGGGCTCTGCAGCTTTCGGTGAGGAGCGGCGACTGGATGTACTTCAGGCCATTCACACAGCgaggcagcagcagcaacaggaacACTCAGGCTCTGAGGAGGCCCAGAAGCCAAACGAGGAAGGTAGGACATTATCCCTTTGTGGCCTCTGTAAAGTGGACTTGTGGCCTTGCACTGTACCTCAGGGTCCATCGTGAAACTCCTGGGAGCTTAGGAGCAGTTCTTTGTATAAATAATTCTTGAATCACAGAATAGGAGGCCTGTTGAGTTGCTTaacaaagtgaagcccagacccTCTGAAGTTGGCAGTGGAAGGAGAATCTCCACATGGGAAGGTGTTGCTGGGTCTTGGGACCTTGACTTGTCTTTTGAAAGTCATCTTTCCGCTGGAGTCCTCTGACAAGGTCTCTTGCTTCCACCATGGTCTGGGTGGGATGTCCTTCCTCCTTTAAATGCTGGCCCCAATACAGACGCAGCTGAGATCTGCTGGGATAGCCAGAGGAATATAAGAAACTAATTTGCAGACCCTTTCCCTGGTCCCTGAATCTTTTCTGCCCTTCTCCTTGAGTAATGATCTAGTCTAGCTGTGAATACTTCCATGGACAGAAAGTCaccatctctttctttttgagacggagtctcgctctgtcgcccaggctggagtgcagtagcgcgatctcggctcactgtgctcactgcaacctccgcctcccagttcaagtgcttctcctgcctcagcttcccgagtagctgggactacaggtgcctgccaccgcgcctggctaattttttgtatttttagtagactgggtttcactgtgttagccaggatggtctcgatctcctgacctcatgatctgacctcgtgacccacccgccttggcttcccaaaagtgctgggattactggcgtgagccaccacgccggcctttttttttgagacaagtttcactcttgttgcccaagttggagtgcaatggcacgatcttactgcttactgcagcctccacctcccaggttcaagtgattcttgtgcctcagcctcccaagtagctgggactacaggcgcacgtggccatgcccggctaattttttgaatttttagtagaaacggggtttcaccatgttagctaggctggtcttgaactcctgacctctgctgatccgcccgcctcggtctcgcctcccagagtgctgggattacaggcgtgagccaccgcgcccagccttctcaGCTCTTAGAAGCAAGCGCAGAGGTTGGGGTCAGGGAAGCTGATTCCCGTGACTCCCCTGAAGCTGTGCTCTGTCTCCCTGGCCAGGCTCTGTCTCCCACAAGTTCCTGTCACTACCGATGTTGGTTCGCCAGCTTTGGGACTCTGCGGTGAGCCACTTCTTTTCTCTGCCCTTCAAAAAGAGCCTTCTGGCTGCCTTGATCCTCTGTCTCCTGGTGGTGAGGTTTGATCCAGGTAAGTGGTGGAGACTCTTCCCCCCTCCTTCCTGGGAAGGGGTTGTTGTCAGGGCTGGGCCTGTGGGAGTGGGTGTTTGTCAGTACTCCTGTCAGAGTCCTACTGGGAATGGGGGCCTCTCCTATGACATTTCCCCCTGAGTCTGTTCCACAAGGAGGAATTGCTAGACTGGGGCACAAGTCAGCCCCACCCAGAAGGAGAGGCCAGTCCTGGAGTCTGTGAGAGCAGCCGGGAGAAAGTCCACTTGGCTCTGCTGACTCCTGAACATGGACTGAGTCATAGCCCTCCACTTTTTCTAGGGCTGACCTCTGACCGGAacctcagaatttaaaaaaacttcccctcggccaggcgcggtggctcacacctgtaatcccagctctttgggaggccgaggcaggcagatcacaaggtcaggagatagagaccagtgtggccaacattataaaatcccatctctactaaaggtacaaaaaaaattagccaggcgtagtggcacgtgcctgtagtcccagctacttgggaggttgaggcaggagagtagcttgaacccaggaggcagagattgcagtgagccaagattccactgctgcactccagcctgggtgacagagcaagactctgtctcaaaaaaataaataaataaacttcccCTCATCAGAATGTCTACAAAAGTGTTAATTCAAGTATTAATATCTAATGAAGTGTTAATTCAAAACAAGTTGTAAATGAAAAACTCATACCTtttagaaaatgtggaaaataggctggacatggtggctcatgcctataatcccagcactttgggaggccgaggcgggtggatcacctgaggtcaggagttcgagaccagcctggccaacatggtgaaaccccctctctactaaaaatacaaaaattagctgggtgtggtggtgtgtgcctgtaatcccagcaactagggaggctgaggcagggagcattgcttgaacctgggaggcggaggttgcagtgagctgagattgcgctgttgccctccagcctaggtgacagggcgaaactgtctcaaaaaagaaaaaacaatgtggaaaatagagaaaagtataaagaaaggcACAGAAATCTGCTACTCTGCTATGCTTTCAGTGTGTTTCTGTGGATATAGAGATTGTAGGCAGTTACATGTCATACATATGCTTTCAAGCATGGCCTTAAATGGCTAAATATTCCAGTTCCCAGGAATGCCCCTAAGTAATTTAACAACCCATGTTTTTGAACATTTGGGTGGTTGTTCTGTTTTCTGCCTGGCTGTGAAGAAGGAATGAGCTccctaagtgatatttgggaacaaCCCTGGTGATTTCCTGAGGATTGACCCCTCAGGTGCATGAGGCCAAACTTAGGCACTCGCTCTTTTAGGTTTTTTTGTGTTACTCAATGTGAGTTATGTTCTAATCtctactcttctcttttttttttttttttttttgaggcagagtcttgctctgtcgcccaggctggagtgcagtggccggatctcagctcactgcaagctccgcctcctgggtttacgccattctcctgcctcagcctcccaagtagctggaactacaggcacctgccaccactcccggctagttttatgtattttttagtagtgacggggtttcaccatgttagccaggatggtctcgatctcctgacctcgtgatccgcccgtctcggtctcccaaagtgctgggattacaggcttgagccaccgagcccggcatCTACTCTTCTCATGAATTTAGACTTAGAATATGATTAAGTTTCAAAATTTAAGAGGAAATCAGAAACCCTTCAAATGGTTCGTCTGTTTTGAGAACTGCCATTTATTAACTTAGTCTTTAGATTCTCCCTGTTtccccatttctctttctcttattcagtgagctttttttttaaaaaaaatttatttattaattttaattttaatttaattaattaattaattaatttttttgagacagggtctttctctgttgcccaggctggagtgcaccagcgtgatcttggctcattgcaacctctgcttcctaggctcaagcaatcttctctcctctgcctcccaagtaactgggactacagacgcctgccgccacgccctgctaattttttttgttttttttttttagagacagagtcttgctttgttgcccaggctggagtgcaatggcgtgatctcggcttactgcaagctccgcctcctggcttcacgccattctcctgcctcagcctcccgagtagctgggactacaggcgcccgccaccatgcccggctaattttttgtacttttagtacaaacggggtttcaccgtgttagccaggatggtctcaaactcctgacctcgtgatccgcccacctcagcctcccaaagtgctgggattgcaggcatgagccaccacgcccggcctaattttttatttttatttctgagacagagtcttgttctgttgcccaggctagaatgttgcccaggttgcagtggtgcactgcaacctccacctcctgggttcaagcgattctcctgcctcagtctcccaagtagctgggattacaggcacataccgccatgcctggctacattttgtatttttagttgagacggagcttcgccatgtttgccagactggtctccaacttttggccttaagtgatcctcccacctcagcctcccacagttctgggattataggcatgagccaccatgcccagccagtgaGGTTTCCTTCACATAGCTCAGAGGTGTCTTTCTAACCTGTCTGCTGAACGCTGAGCAGAGATCCCCCGTGGATGGCTCTGTTTGCTTTACAAAGAAGTCACGAGTTAGCTCTCGGAATGCTTAGTATCATCAGCGTTCATCCCTGGCCACCTCCTGACTGATACAGATTTAGAAATTCTTTGTGATTCTTTAGGGTTCCTGTAAGCCCTTTAGTCTCGTAAACCCTGGTCTCCTAGTGGGGATGGCATGAGGACATTTGAGCCTGCTCTTTCCAAGGCTGCTTCAGAAGGGCCTGGCCCAGTGGCCCTGACCCTCAGCAGCAGGCCCGACTCATTGGAGCGATGATGCTGAGGGGAGGAGAAACTGCACctgcaggctgaggcgggaggatcacttgagtccaggagattcagactgcagtgagccgaacaCGGACtgtactgtactccagcctaggcagcagagcgaggccctgcctctaaaaaaacaaaacaactatgtGTAATGGGTGGTGgggtctcccaggctgggagATGGCAGAGTGACAGGCGAGAGGGGCGGGACGTTCACAGTAGTTTCCCTCTGCCCTGcagcttccccttcctccctgcccttcCTCTACAAGCTGGCCCAGCTCTTCCGCTGGATCCGGAAGGCTGCATCTTCTCGCCTCTACCAGCTCCGCATCCGTGACTGAGGGTCCCTGTGCACCACAGCCTCTCTGCTCCTCACGTCTGCGGCAACAGAAGCAGAGCGACAGAGCGACACATCCACAGGCGCCCCTGGGGAAATGGGATCAGCCTAATCTCGCAGAGTGCACTGTGTCTTGCTGCCTGGGTGCCCTCACCTTTCCACCCCACTTTGGCTGGTCGTGGTAGATGATGTGGAAACAAAGCGGGACCAGCAGACACAGCACCTCCAGAACAGTGCCCCTTGAAAAGGAGGGGTTTGGGGACAGGGACTGTGTCCATGAAACATTCCATCTTCTCAGCAAAGGCAAGGGGTTGGTTCTTCAGGTCAGGATGTTAACGGAGCTGGAAGTTCAGAAAAAGCCTGGTGGAGTGACCCTCGGCCTTTCACTTCTTGAGAAACATACTtctttgctgggcatggtgactcatgcctgtaatcccagcagtttgggagggtgaggcgggtggatcacttgaggccaggagttcaaaaccggcctggccaacatggtgaaaccctgcctctactaaaaatacaaaaattagccaggtgtggtgcatgcctttagtcccagctactcaggaggctgaggcacgaggatcacttgagccagggaggcaaaggttgcagtgagccgagattgtgctaccgcactctctcaaaacaaacaaacatgccGCACAGGACAGTACCTTAATTAGCTAGAGTGCGATCTGAGAGGGCCTCTTCTTGCCTGCGCTGTGCTCCCCAGAGCTGATCTAATTCTGTATCGAGATGCTGCTCCCATGGTCATGCCACGCGCTTGAAGCTCTGGGAGCCTTCTTACCGTTCAGACTGGGGCGTGGTTTTCAGAGCCACCCGGTTGACTACTGAAAACCAAGTGAGCCTTACAGCTCTTATCGCTGGGTAAAGTGATCTTGCCTGGTGCCTCTTGGTCTTCAGCTCAATTTTCCAGGTTGTCCTGGCCAAGCCTTGCTGTGTTACGCTCAGTGCCTCTTTCCACTCTTTCCCCGTCAGCCCCTCCCTCCCGCCTTGCAAATTGTCCATTGGCTCTTTCACCAGGTTCTGCTTGTATCCTTGCCTCCTTGGTACACACCATTGCAAGTTCTTCCCTTTCTGTGTCCCATTGTCCTAGTTATGTTCTGTTGTTTGTGTAATGCCCAAATTTTTCTGCTCGTGTGGCCTTGAAAAGTAGGCCAGCCTCAGAGACTGCTGAGCTGAAAATGGAACTGAGTAATCAGGTGAGCTGGAAGGGATGTGGGGGCGGGGCAGAGGAGAGACATGGGTTTTGAAGGCAGTGAACAATAAAACCTTAGGGAGGTGGCACCGAGGCCTTAGCGTATGAGGAGCTGAAATGTTTCGGTGTTGTTTTCTTACCAGCCACAAGCATCTTACGAGTTTCTGTGCAGGGAAGCATAGAGTACTGCTGTGCTGTCAGGATGAAGAAGGGCTTTTGGCAGGGGCTGGCCTTTCTGTACCCAGAGGCCAAGCAGGCTGCCCTGCACCGTGTCGTTGGTTGGTGCTGATGCCAAAAATACAGAAGGTGCTTGCTAGCTTTTCCTTGGTACATTTTTGGGGGTTGCCAGTCAACaacttttctttagaaaaatgggtaaagtaggccgggcgcggtggctcaagctgtaatcccagcactttgggaggccgag includes the following:
- the LOC105480745 gene encoding peroxisome assembly protein 26 produces the protein MKSDCSTSAAPFRGLGGPLRSSEPVRAAPARSPAVDLLEEAADLLVVHLDFRAALETCERAWQSLANHALPEEPAGTSLEVKCSLCVVGIQALAEMDRWQEVLSWVLQYYQVPEKLPPKVLELCILLYSKMQEPRAVLDVVGAWLQDPANQDLPEYGALAEFHVQRVLLPLGCLSEAEELVVGSAAFGEERRLDVLQAIHTARQQQQQEHSGSEEAQKPNEEGSVSHKFLSLPMLVRQLWDSAVSHFFSLPFKKSLLAALILCLLVVRFDPASPSSLPFLYKLAQLFRWIRKAASSRLYQLRIRD